The following proteins are encoded in a genomic region of Notolabrus celidotus isolate fNotCel1 chromosome 19, fNotCel1.pri, whole genome shotgun sequence:
- the c19h18orf54 gene encoding lung adenoma susceptibility protein 2 isoform X2 gives MEYSRLVGDVLSPESTVTSLLSSSGHLRSGLLAPEHNATFRYRDKEYESASAALDAYITDFERSRQSRESSTGKLVLPQSPRSTPSRAGVSTLRNKDVLRERLTERELDFLNLPVSSLHHRSNRDRLSMTTDELLSIPHDGSMPITHTSAFIQGLVSRSAAPQPRFTSSRPAHRTWDRPGCSHTTPGLNLHHSHPTRAHRSFIGRQGAAMLRPDADVSSGSYSRSAHRAARSERADPSSSLLHLPHWFTSNKSEMNFSGITSVPDLKYPAWIQRCDLSEPPTPAESELWDGVSLPAHHKTGAPSWVEELEEDDPEQMPAQADSWQTLRDLRLQFAEQISLLASEKRGSNVMETLFKNNRIESLIQKADQVLNSLSQSSGGADSRSQSVSISDCIEEDVGRLNSEEQLHWSHLTRDSVAAAAAGHADEVQADRGVQAQGCVFKQPGPAEALKQMLFRLQAVEAELQRRPRTPGAPGDGLQAEETPVKQKPESEEELESVFGGASLQRALHHLSRLKMLVEEPREKRTENEEEKDEDEGRYSSSSAEGLACSLQKPS, from the exons atGGAGTACAGCCGGTTGGTCGGGGACGTTCTATCTCCAGAGTCAACTGTGACCTCCCTGCTGTCCAGCTCAGGTCACCTGAGGAGCGGTCTGCTGGCTCCTGAACACAACGCCACCTTCAGATACAGAGACAAG GAATATGAGTCGGCTTCGGCAGCGTTGGACGCCTACATCACAGACTTCGAGAGGAGTCGACAGAGCAGAGAGTCTTCTACGGGAAAGCTGGTTCTGCCTCAGAGTCCACGCTCCACACCGAGCAGAGCTGGAGTGAGCACGCTCAGGAACAAAGATG TCCTCCGGGAGCGTCTGACGGAAAGGGAGCTGGACTTCCTGAACCTCCCCGTCAGCTCGCTCCATCATCGCAGCAACAGAGACAGACTCTCCATGACCACTGATGAGTTACTGTCCATCCCTCATGATGGCTCCATGCCCATCACCCACACCTCTGCCTTCATCCAGG GTCTCGTGTCCCGATCTGCAGCCCCTCAGCCTCGCTTCACCTCCTCGAGACCTGCACACAGAACCTGGGACAGACCCGGCTGCAGCCACACCACCCCGGGACTAAACCTGCACCACTCTCACCCAACCAGGGCACACAGAAGCTTCAT AGGGAGACAAGGAGCAGCCATGTTGAGACCAGATGCCGACGTCTCCTCAGGCAGCTACTCAAGG tctgCACACAGAGCAGCAAGATCAGAGCGAGCAGACCCGTCTTCGTCCTTGCTCCACCTCCCTCACTGGTTCACCAGCAACAAGTCTGAAATGAACTTCTCAGGAATCACCAGCGTGCCCGACCTGAAGTATCCGGCCTGGATCCAACGCTGTGACCTAAGCGAGCCGCCAACGCCTGCAGAGTCCGAGCTGTGGGACG GTGTTTCTCTACCCGCACATCACAAAACAGGAGCTCCATCCTgggtggaggagctggaggaggatgaTCCAGAGCAGATGCCGGCTCAG GCCGACAGCTGGCAGACTCTCAGAGATCTCAGGCTTCAGTTTGCTGAACAGATTTCTCTCCTTGCCTCAGAGAAGAGAGGCTCCAACGTCAtggagactcttttcaaaa ACAACAGGATCGAGTCTCTGATCCAGAAGGCCGATCAGGTGttgaactctctctctcagagctcTGGAGGGGCCGACAGTCGTTCACAGTCAG tcagtATCTCTGATTGTATTGAAGAAGACGTGGGTCGTCTGAACTCAGAGGAGCAGCTCCACTGGAGTCATTTAACTCG GGactcagtagcagcagcagcagcaggtcacgCTGACGAGGTTCAGGCTGACAGAGGAGTTCAG GCTCAGGGCTGCGTCTTCAAGCAGCCGGGTCCAGCAGAGGCTCTGAAGCAGATGCTGTTCAGGCTGCAGGCAGTGGAGGCGGAGCTTCAGAGACGACCGCGGACACCAGGAGCTCCAGGAGACGGGTTACAGGCGGAGGAGACTCCAGTGAAGCAG AAACCTGAATCGGAAGAAGAGCTGGAGAGCGTTTTTGGAGGAGCGTCTCTGCAGAG AGCTCTGCATCACCTGAGCCGCCTGAAGATGCTGGTGGAAGAACCCAGAGAGAAACGCACAGAGAACGAGGAGGAGAAGGACGAAGATGAAGGAcgctactcctcctcctctgctgaagGACTCGCTTGCTCTCTGCAGAAACCGTCCTGA
- the c19h18orf54 gene encoding lung adenoma susceptibility protein 2 isoform X1 → MEYSRLVGDVLSPESTVTSLLSSSGHLRSGLLAPEHNATFRYRDKEYESASAALDAYITDFERSRQSRESSTGKLVLPQSPRSTPSRAGVSTLRNKDVLRERLTERELDFLNLPVSSLHHRSNRDRLSMTTDELLSIPHDGSMPITHTSAFIQGLVSRSAAPQPRFTSSRPAHRTWDRPGCSHTTPGLNLHHSHPTRAHRSFIGRQGAAMLRPDADVSSGSYSRSAHRAARSERADPSSSLLHLPHWFTSNKSEMNFSGITSVPDLKYPAWIQRCDLSEPPTPAESELWDGVSLPAHHKTGAPSWVEELEEDDPEQMPAQADSWQTLRDLRLQFAEQISLLASEKRGSNVMETLFKNNRIESLIQKADQVLNSLSQSSGGADSRSQSVSISDCIEEDVGRLNSEEQLHWSHLTRDSVAAAAAGHADEVQADRGVQAQGCVFKQPGPAEALKQMLFRLQAVEAELQRRPRTPGAPGDGLQAEETPVKQQRPEEENKLCALMFSLREKSRTESKESKIRTKPESEEELESVFGGASLQRALHHLSRLKMLVEEPREKRTENEEEKDEDEGRYSSSSAEGLACSLQKPS, encoded by the exons atGGAGTACAGCCGGTTGGTCGGGGACGTTCTATCTCCAGAGTCAACTGTGACCTCCCTGCTGTCCAGCTCAGGTCACCTGAGGAGCGGTCTGCTGGCTCCTGAACACAACGCCACCTTCAGATACAGAGACAAG GAATATGAGTCGGCTTCGGCAGCGTTGGACGCCTACATCACAGACTTCGAGAGGAGTCGACAGAGCAGAGAGTCTTCTACGGGAAAGCTGGTTCTGCCTCAGAGTCCACGCTCCACACCGAGCAGAGCTGGAGTGAGCACGCTCAGGAACAAAGATG TCCTCCGGGAGCGTCTGACGGAAAGGGAGCTGGACTTCCTGAACCTCCCCGTCAGCTCGCTCCATCATCGCAGCAACAGAGACAGACTCTCCATGACCACTGATGAGTTACTGTCCATCCCTCATGATGGCTCCATGCCCATCACCCACACCTCTGCCTTCATCCAGG GTCTCGTGTCCCGATCTGCAGCCCCTCAGCCTCGCTTCACCTCCTCGAGACCTGCACACAGAACCTGGGACAGACCCGGCTGCAGCCACACCACCCCGGGACTAAACCTGCACCACTCTCACCCAACCAGGGCACACAGAAGCTTCAT AGGGAGACAAGGAGCAGCCATGTTGAGACCAGATGCCGACGTCTCCTCAGGCAGCTACTCAAGG tctgCACACAGAGCAGCAAGATCAGAGCGAGCAGACCCGTCTTCGTCCTTGCTCCACCTCCCTCACTGGTTCACCAGCAACAAGTCTGAAATGAACTTCTCAGGAATCACCAGCGTGCCCGACCTGAAGTATCCGGCCTGGATCCAACGCTGTGACCTAAGCGAGCCGCCAACGCCTGCAGAGTCCGAGCTGTGGGACG GTGTTTCTCTACCCGCACATCACAAAACAGGAGCTCCATCCTgggtggaggagctggaggaggatgaTCCAGAGCAGATGCCGGCTCAG GCCGACAGCTGGCAGACTCTCAGAGATCTCAGGCTTCAGTTTGCTGAACAGATTTCTCTCCTTGCCTCAGAGAAGAGAGGCTCCAACGTCAtggagactcttttcaaaa ACAACAGGATCGAGTCTCTGATCCAGAAGGCCGATCAGGTGttgaactctctctctcagagctcTGGAGGGGCCGACAGTCGTTCACAGTCAG tcagtATCTCTGATTGTATTGAAGAAGACGTGGGTCGTCTGAACTCAGAGGAGCAGCTCCACTGGAGTCATTTAACTCG GGactcagtagcagcagcagcagcaggtcacgCTGACGAGGTTCAGGCTGACAGAGGAGTTCAG GCTCAGGGCTGCGTCTTCAAGCAGCCGGGTCCAGCAGAGGCTCTGAAGCAGATGCTGTTCAGGCTGCAGGCAGTGGAGGCGGAGCTTCAGAGACGACCGCGGACACCAGGAGCTCCAGGAGACGGGTTACAGGCGGAGGAGACTCCAGTGAAGCAG CAGAGAcctgaggaagaaaacaaactcTGTGCTCTCATGTTTAGTCTGAGGGAAAAGTCAAGGACTGAATCTAAAGAGTCAAAGATAAGAACA AAACCTGAATCGGAAGAAGAGCTGGAGAGCGTTTTTGGAGGAGCGTCTCTGCAGAG AGCTCTGCATCACCTGAGCCGCCTGAAGATGCTGGTGGAAGAACCCAGAGAGAAACGCACAGAGAACGAGGAGGAGAAGGACGAAGATGAAGGAcgctactcctcctcctctgctgaagGACTCGCTTGCTCTCTGCAGAAACCGTCCTGA
- the c19h18orf54 gene encoding lung adenoma susceptibility protein 2 isoform X3, with the protein MEYSRLVGDVLSPESTVTSLLSSSGHLRSGLLAPEHNATFRYRDKEYESASAALDAYITDFERSRQSRESSTGKLVLPQSPRSTPSRAGVSTLRNKDVLRERLTERELDFLNLPVSSLHHRSNRDRLSMTTDELLSIPHDGSMPITHTSAFIQGLVSRSAAPQPRFTSSRPAHRTWDRPGCSHTTPGLNLHHSHPTRAHRSFIGRQGAAMLRPDADVSSGSYSRSAHRAARSERADPSSSLLHLPHWFTSNKSEMNFSGITSVPDLKYPAWIQRCDLSEPPTPAESELWDGVSLPAHHKTGAPSWVEELEEDDPEQMPAQADSWQTLRDLRLQFAEQISLLASEKRGSNVMETLFKNNRIESLIQKADQVLNSLSQSSGGADSRSQSVSISDCIEEDVGRLNSEEQLHWSHLTRDSVAAAAAGHADEVQADRGVQAQGCVFKQPGPAEALKQMLFRLQAVEAELQRRPRTPGAPGDGLQAEETPVKQSRVRTTTRQDESSLVES; encoded by the exons atGGAGTACAGCCGGTTGGTCGGGGACGTTCTATCTCCAGAGTCAACTGTGACCTCCCTGCTGTCCAGCTCAGGTCACCTGAGGAGCGGTCTGCTGGCTCCTGAACACAACGCCACCTTCAGATACAGAGACAAG GAATATGAGTCGGCTTCGGCAGCGTTGGACGCCTACATCACAGACTTCGAGAGGAGTCGACAGAGCAGAGAGTCTTCTACGGGAAAGCTGGTTCTGCCTCAGAGTCCACGCTCCACACCGAGCAGAGCTGGAGTGAGCACGCTCAGGAACAAAGATG TCCTCCGGGAGCGTCTGACGGAAAGGGAGCTGGACTTCCTGAACCTCCCCGTCAGCTCGCTCCATCATCGCAGCAACAGAGACAGACTCTCCATGACCACTGATGAGTTACTGTCCATCCCTCATGATGGCTCCATGCCCATCACCCACACCTCTGCCTTCATCCAGG GTCTCGTGTCCCGATCTGCAGCCCCTCAGCCTCGCTTCACCTCCTCGAGACCTGCACACAGAACCTGGGACAGACCCGGCTGCAGCCACACCACCCCGGGACTAAACCTGCACCACTCTCACCCAACCAGGGCACACAGAAGCTTCAT AGGGAGACAAGGAGCAGCCATGTTGAGACCAGATGCCGACGTCTCCTCAGGCAGCTACTCAAGG tctgCACACAGAGCAGCAAGATCAGAGCGAGCAGACCCGTCTTCGTCCTTGCTCCACCTCCCTCACTGGTTCACCAGCAACAAGTCTGAAATGAACTTCTCAGGAATCACCAGCGTGCCCGACCTGAAGTATCCGGCCTGGATCCAACGCTGTGACCTAAGCGAGCCGCCAACGCCTGCAGAGTCCGAGCTGTGGGACG GTGTTTCTCTACCCGCACATCACAAAACAGGAGCTCCATCCTgggtggaggagctggaggaggatgaTCCAGAGCAGATGCCGGCTCAG GCCGACAGCTGGCAGACTCTCAGAGATCTCAGGCTTCAGTTTGCTGAACAGATTTCTCTCCTTGCCTCAGAGAAGAGAGGCTCCAACGTCAtggagactcttttcaaaa ACAACAGGATCGAGTCTCTGATCCAGAAGGCCGATCAGGTGttgaactctctctctcagagctcTGGAGGGGCCGACAGTCGTTCACAGTCAG tcagtATCTCTGATTGTATTGAAGAAGACGTGGGTCGTCTGAACTCAGAGGAGCAGCTCCACTGGAGTCATTTAACTCG GGactcagtagcagcagcagcagcaggtcacgCTGACGAGGTTCAGGCTGACAGAGGAGTTCAG GCTCAGGGCTGCGTCTTCAAGCAGCCGGGTCCAGCAGAGGCTCTGAAGCAGATGCTGTTCAGGCTGCAGGCAGTGGAGGCGGAGCTTCAGAGACGACCGCGGACACCAGGAGCTCCAGGAGACGGGTTACAGGCGGAGGAGACTCCAGTGAAGCAG agCAGAGTAAGAACAACAACACGGCAGGATGAGTCTTCACTGGTTGAGTCTTAA